A single region of the Metarhizium brunneum chromosome 6, complete sequence genome encodes:
- the csn-4 gene encoding COP9 signalosome complex subunit 4: MAPSTQVVQALTQAESASGEKGPLYEALLADIKNLSSRPSAIDDLNATADSFFGQALGVVATRSVLSAFVATLKALENTDIWIQVGTRTLSALSLQPSSFFDAQATLCDLVATAHETNEDFTDAAKVLAEIPLDSSQRKVTDEEKARIWVRIVRNYLEEDDPTAAETYINKLKNIMHTVSDPDLNLHFRLSQARIQDAKRDFLSASQRYHEISFSPAVVEEERLHTLGMAIKCAILAPAGPMRSRMLGRLYKDERSVQLDQFGILEKMFLDRLLSQAEVDKFAEALEPHQLATTSDGSTVLARAVVEHNLLGTSRLFNNIQFGALGSLLGLDADKAEETAARMIEQGRLVGRIDQLDGIVWFEGGEASGEKGSGRAEVIAGKEMRRWDANVESLAEEVENVTNSLQKEFPDFVAVNLAV, encoded by the exons CCTCACGACCCAGCGCCATTGACGACCTCAATGCTACCGCCGACTCCTTCTTCGGCCAGGCCCTCGGCGTGGTAGCCACCCGCTCGGTCCTCAGCGCCTTTGTGGCGACcctcaaggccctcgagaaCACCGACATTTGGATCCAAGTCGGCACGCGCACCCTTTCCGCGCTCTCGTTACAGCCCTCGTCCTTCTTCGACGCCCAAGCTACCCTCTGCGACCTCGTGGCCACAGCCCACGAGACCAACGAGGACTTTACAGACGCCGCCAAGGTCCTGGCCGAGATCCCGCTCGACAGCTCCCAGCGCAAAGTCACagacgaggaaaaggccAGGATATGGGTTCGCATTGTCCGGAACTACCTCGAGGAGGACGACCCCACGGCCGCCGAGACGTACATCAACAAACTCAAGAACATCATGCACACCGTGTCCGACCCAGACCTGAACCTGCACTTTAGACTCTCGCAGGCGCGTATCCAAGACGCAAAGAGGGACTTCCTGTCGGCCTCGCAGCGATACCACGAGATTAGCTTCTCGCCCGCCGTCGTAGAGGAAGAGCGCCTGCACACCCTcggcatggccatcaagtGCGCCATCCTGGCGCCCGCCGGGCCCATGAGGAGCCGCATGCTCGGGAGGCTGTACAAGGACGAGCGGTCCGTGCAGCTGGATCAGTTCGGAATCCTGGAGAAGATGTTCCTGGACCGGCTTCTCTCGCAGGCAGAGGTAGATAAGTTCGCCGAGGCGCTGGAGCCCCACCAGCTGGCCACGACGTCCGACGGGTCGACTGTCCTTGCGagggccgtcgtcgagcacAACTTGCTCGGCACGTCCAGGCTGTTCAACAACATCCAGTTTGGGGCCCTGGGCTCGCTGCTGGGGCTGGATGcggacaaggccgaggagacggcggccCGGATGATTGAGCAGGGACGCCTCGTCGGGCGGATAGACCAGCTGGATGGCATTGTGTGGTTTGAAGGCGGAGAAGCGTCCGGGGAGAAGGGCAGTGGCAGAGCAGAGGTGATTGCGGGCAAGGAGATGCGCAGATGGGATGCCAACGTGGAGAGCCTGGCGGAAGAGGTCGAAAACGTGACCAATTCCCTGCAGAAGGAGTTTCCT GACTTTGTGGCAGTAAATCTGGCTGTGTGA
- the ADE17 gene encoding Bifunctional purine biosynthesis protein ADE17, whose product MSANQKIAILSVYDKTGLLDLAKGLIQQNVRILASGGTSRMIREAGLAVEDVSAITKAPEMLGGRVKTLHPAVHGGILARNLESDEKDLAEQGIAKVDYVVCNLYPFKDTVAKVNVSIPEAVEEIDIGGVTLIRAAAKNHSRVTILSDPRDYPGFLEELEKGDITEASRNRYALKAFEHTADYDTAISGFFRKEYAGQGEQYMALRYGANPHQKPAAAYTVSDKLPFKVLCGSPGYINLLDSLNAWPLVKELKQALGKPAAASFKHVSPAGAAIGLPLTAEERKVYFVNDIEGIESSALAQAYARARGADRMSSFGDVIALSDIVDVPTASIISKEVSDGVIAPGYEDAALEILKKKKGGKYLVLQIDPDYNPSPTETRTVYGVTLQQHRNDVEISPKSFDTIITPKDAGALPENAARDLTVATITLKYTQSNSVCYAYNGQVIGLGAGQQSRIHCTRLAGDKADNWWMRFHERVLNIKWKKGTKRPDKSNAIDLLVSGELPKSGAEREAFEAIFEKVPPAFTDEEREAWMKQLKNVCVSSDAFFPFIDNVFRTSRSGVNYIAAPSGSQNDNAVFETAEKLGITFVQQNIRLFHH is encoded by the exons ATGTCTGCAAACCAAAAGATTGCCATTCTCTCCGTCTACGACAAGACGGGGTTGTTGGATCTGGCCAAGGGCCTCATCCAACAGAATGTCAGAATTCTCGCCTCGGGAGGAACTTCTCGCATGATCCGAGAGGCCGGCCTTGCCGTCGA GGATGTCAgcgccatcaccaaggctCCCGAGATGCTCGGTGGTCGTGTCAAGACTCTGCACCCCGCTGTCCACGGCGGCATCCTTGCCCGCAACCTGGAGTCGGACGAGAAGGACTTGGCCGAGCAGGGCATCGCCAAGGTCGACTATGTCGTGTGCAACCTGTACCCCTTCAAGGACACcgttgccaaggtcaacgTCAGCATCCCCGAGGCtgtcgaggagattgacaTTGGAGGCGTGACCCTCATCCGGGCCGCGGCCAAGAACCATAGCCGCGTCACCATCCTCAGCGACCCCCGGGACTACCCTGGCttcctcgaggagctcgagaAGGGCGACATCACCGAAGCGAGCCGAAACCGATatgccctcaaggcctttgaGCACACGGCCGATTACGACACTGCCATCTCTGGCTTCTTCCGCAAGGAGTACGCCGGTCAGGGCGAGCAATACATGGCTCTCCGATACGGCGCCAACCCTCACCAGAAGCCTGCTGCCGCTTACACCGTCTCCGACAAACTTCCGTTCAAAGTCCTCTGCGGCTCCCCCGGCTACATCAACCTTCTAGATTCTCTGAATGCCTGGCCTCTAGTCAAGGAACTCAAGCAGGCGCTTGGAAAACCCGCAGCCGCCAGCTTCAAGCATGTTTCCCCCGCTGGTGCCGCCATTGGCCTTCCCCTGACCGCAGAGGAGCGCAAGGTGTACTTCGTCAACGATATCGAGGGTATTGAGAGCTCTGCCCTCGCCCAGGCCTACGCTCGCGCCCGTGGTGCCGATCGCATGAGCAGCTTCGGCGACGTCATTGCCCTCAGTGACATTGTCGACGTCCCCACCGCAAGCATCATCTCCAAGGAAGTCTCCGACGGCGTCATCGCCCCCGGCTATGAGGATGCCGCCCTCGAGAtcctcaagaagaagaagggcggcaAGTACCTCGTTCTCCAGATCGACCCCGACTACAACCCTTCTCCCACCGAGACCCGAACTGTCTACGGCGTCAccctccagcagcaccgaAACGACGTCGAAATCTCCCCCAAGTCCTtcgacaccatcatcaccccCAAGGATGCCGGCGCCCTCCCCGAAAACGCCGCCCGCGACCTGACcgtcgccaccatcaccctCAAGTACACACAGAGCAACTCGGTTTGCTACGCCTACAACGGCCAGGTCATTGGCCTCGGCGCGGGCCAGCAGTCCCGCATCCACTGCACCCGTcttgccggcgacaaggccgaCAACTGGTGGATGCGCTTCCACGAGCGTGTCCTCAACATCAAGTGGAAGAAGGGCACCAAACGGCCCGACAAGAGCAACGCCATCGACCTTCTCGTTAGTGGCGAGCTCCCCAAGTCTGGTGCCGAGCGCGAGGCTTTCGAGGCCATTTTCGAAAAGGTTCCTCCTGCCTTCACCGACGAGGAGAGAGAAGCTTGGATGAAGCAACTCAAGAATGTTTGCGTCTCCAGCGACGCTTTC TTCCCCTTTATCGACAACGTCTTCCGCACCTCCCGCTCAGGAGTCAATTACATCGCCGCTCCAAGCGGCAGCCAAAACGACAATGCCGTCTTTGAAACCGCCGAAAAACTAGGCATCACTTTTGTCCAACAAAACATTCGTCTCTTCCACCACTAA